The Punica granatum isolate Tunisia-2019 chromosome 4, ASM765513v2, whole genome shotgun sequence genome has a window encoding:
- the LOC116204148 gene encoding uncharacterized protein LOC116204148 yields the protein MASNITELMALLSGPNRASSSSIPPPVYGSMVDPSPWVPPILAPENDVVPIPAPTHFSATVPPLTHAPEVYPSVAPLPVTLPVTFPPPPTTVPIIDPAMLALPPMPVSATSTHAPAPIVEPFPFPAPQPQISLPHRTPSILNIPSYNPDAQAVAATEAPPTYILPATEIEQERRMKRMEEMMKALQESDSRYHTSYLDLNLFPDMRLPPKIKIPDFDKYDGTTDPKPHLQGYRNRMMPYWGYEQFMIQTFQESLKGAALSWFTSLKAADIPTWDELAKKFVTQYGYNTGIAPSYLELSVMEMQEEQSFEDYATQWRAEAAKHRPPIDEAEQIQIFHGTLKGAYYSHLLGHMSSFNAMIKAGKKLSFVEDAISFDAKEQQITIDHALDPDMKDSKDSNILADITSTALMSLRLFHRRIILPRSNNIQFNRFTTQLLLLMHLYRPRSLLVSNILRPFKCNQAGPRLRVLLSRPSGPQLREPSKILSQLLIGNRIRMEAPGPNFDPTVQNQNLRCEFHQGAPGHTTDNCHVLRGRLRELIDKKLLSFNEVKPPNVQTNPLPDHVSSSGPTVNMIGAYPLGKDKTKEE from the exons ATGGCCTCCAACATCACTGAACTTATGGCTTTGCTCAGCGGACCAAACCGTGCTTCTTCGAGTTCCATCCCGCCTCCTGTGTATGGGTCAATGGTTGATCCGTCTCCTTGGGTCCCACCAATCCTTGCACCAGAGAATGATGTTGTGCCTATTCCAGCGCCGACACATTTCTCGGCAACCGTTCCACCGTTGACACACGCACCGGAGGTCTATCCGTCTGTTGCACCTCTTCCGGTAACACTTCCGGTGACTTTCCCTCCTCCGCCAACGACGGTACCGATAATTGATCCAGCTATGCTTGCGCTTCCTCCGATGCCAGTATCAGCCACAAGCACACATGCTCCTGCTCCTATCGTTGAGCCATTTCCTTTCccagctccacaaccccaaataagTCTTCCACACCGAACTCCATCGATCTTAAACATTCCTTCCTATAACCCAGATGCACAAGCTGTGGCTGCCACTGAAGCTCCACCGACATATATTCTCCCTGCTACGGAGATAGAACAGGAGCGCCGGATGAAACGAATGGAAGAGATGATGAAGGCTCTCCAAGAAAGTGACTCTCGTTATCACACGAGTTACTTGGACCTGAATCTCTTTCCAGACATGAGGCTGCCTCCAAAGATCAAGATTCCCGATTTTGACAAGTATGACGGGACCACAGACCCAAAGCCACATCTGCAAGGCTATCGAAACCGCATGATGCCGTACTGGGGATATGAGCAGTTTATGATTCAGACTTTTCAGGAAAGTTTGAAAGGAGCAGCACTCAGTTGGTTCACCTCTCTCAAAGCAGCGGACATTCCCACTTGGGATGAACTCGCTAAGAAGTTTGTGACCCAGTATGGCTACAATACTGGCATAGCTCCGTCCTATCTCGAGTTAAGCGTCATGGAAATGCAAGAGGAGCAATCCTTTGAGGACTACGCTACTCAATGGCGTGCTGAGGCGGCCAAGCACCGTCCTCCAATTGACGAAGCGGAACAAATCCAGATCTTTCATGGAACCCTCAAAGGCGCATACTACTCGCATCTCCTGGGACACATGTCGTCTTTTAACGCGATGATAAAGGCTGGCAAGAAG CTCTCATTCGTGGAGGATGCAATTAGCTTCGATGCAAAGGAGCAGCAGATCACCATTGACCATGCTCTTGACCCTGATATGAAGGATAGTAAAGACTCAAACATTTTAGCGGACATCACTTCAACTGCC TTAATGTCGCTCCGTCTATTTCATCGCCGTATCATCTTGCCCCGCAGCAACAATATCCAGTTCAACCGATTTACTACTCAGCTCCTCCTGCTTATGCACCTCTACAGGCCCCGCAGTCTTTTGGTCAGCAATATACTCCGGCCTTTCAAGTGCAATCAAGCGGGCCCCCGGCTTCGAGTACTCCTCAGCCGGCCCAGCGGGCCCCAGCTTCGCGAACCTAGCAAG ATACTCTCGCAGCTCCTCATAGGCAACAGAATCCGAATGGAGGCGCCTGGTCCCAACTTTGACCCTACAGTACAGAATCAAAATCTGCGCTGTGAGTTTCATCAAGGTGCTCCAGGACACACGACCGATAACTGTCACGTTCTCAGAGGCCGATTGCGGGAGTTGATTGACAAAAAACTGCTCTCATTCAATGAGGTGAAGCCACCGAACGTCCAGACCAATCCTCTCCCTGACCACGTATCCAGCTCAGGCCCGACTGTCAACATGATCGGCGCTTACCCCCTCGGAAAGGACAAGACTAAAGAAGAATAG
- the LOC116204149 gene encoding S-protein homolog 2-like, with product MDSSKSSLLLLVALLLLWGRCESSIFQKHKTHVLIRNDLQEQLDMTVHCKSKDDDLGVHVIPPGGSYGFSFRPNFFCTTLFWCDFEWSGASRGYKVYSCQRDYNRCFDCTWSIKSSSPCLYNAKTSQYDLCDNW from the coding sequence ATGGATTCATCCAAAAGCAGTCTGTTGCTATTGGTGGCTCTACTCTTGTTGTGGGGGAGGTGCGAATCAAGTATTTTCCAGAAACACAAAACCCATGTCCTGATCAGAAATGACCTGCAGGAACAACTCGACATGACGGTCCACTGCAAATCCAAGGACGACGATCTCGGGGTGCACGTGATCCCTCCCGGAGGGTCTTACGGATTCAGTTTTAGACCCAACTTCTTCTGTACAACTCTGTTCTGGTGCGACTTCGAGTGGTCGGGAGCATCGCGGGGTTATAAGGTGTACAGCTGCCAGCGGGATTACAATCGATGTTTCGACTGCACTTGGAGCATTAAATCGAGCAGCCCGTGTCTGTATAATGCCAAGACTAGTCAGTATGACCTCTGTGATAACTGGTAG